Genomic segment of Myxococcus stipitatus:
TGTGGGAAGACGTGCTGGCGCGCAGCCCTGACAACAAGAGCGCTCAGATGTATCTCAACCTGGTGAAGGACCCCGGCAAGGTGGAGCAGGCGGGTTGATGACCATGGATATCTCGAAGAGCTATGCCCTGAAGTTCATCTCCGGGAAGTACCAGGGGGGCGAGTTCCCCCTGAAGGCGGAGAAGCACATCGTCATTGGCCGTTCCAGTGAGCTGGACATGGTGCTCGTGGAGGACATGGTCTCGCGCAAGCACGCGAAGATCAGCTTCTCCGACGGGAAGATCACCATCGAGGACATGGGCTCCACCAACGGCACCTTCGTCAACGGCGAGAAGGTGAAGCAGGCGCGCCTGAAGGAAGGCGACCGCATCCTCATCGGCACCTCCATCCTGAAGCTGGTCCACCAGGGTGCCGAGGGCGCCAACGTGGATGAGAGCGTGGCCAAGCAGAAGCTGGAGGAGGCCGCCGCCGCCCAGGCCGCGCGGACCACCACCAAGGGCAGCTCCATGACGGGGAAGATTGAAGAGATTCCCCTCCCGGACCTGCTCCAGCTCTTCCACACCTCCAAGAAGAACGGCGTCCTGGTCGTCACCAGCGCCCAGGAGGGCAAGATCTACCTGCGCCAGGGCCGCGTGTACTACGCGGTCATCAACGAGAACCACAACCTGGGTCCGCAGAAGAGCTTCAACCGCATCATCACCTGGGAGTCGGGTGACTTCGAGCTGCGGCCGGCCGACAGCCAGGAGTTCATGGTGGAACTGGACTCATCGACCGAGGCGCTGTTGATGGACGCGCTCCGGCAGCTCGACGAGTTCAAGCGCCTGCAGCCCAGCCTCCCTCCGCCCGAGGCCTCGCTCCAGCTCGCCGTTCCACTGGCGCCTTCGCTCAAGGAGCTGACGCCGGAGCTGCTGGACGTGCTCCAGCTGGTCATCAACACGGGCAGCCTGGCGGGGGTGTTGGACCGCGCGGACGCGGACGATATCGTCACCGCCGAGGGGCTGGTGCAGCTGCTCAAGCGCGAGTACGTGCGCATCGCCTGAGCTGGACACATGGCCTGCCCCATCCCGGGCGGGCCCGGGAGAAGGGGAACACGCCGTGGCGGACGCGAAGTCGGTGAAGCGACTGCGCCTCACCGAGCTAAGTCACTGCGCGGGTTGCGCGGCGAAGCTCCGGGCAGGGGACCTGCAGAAGATTCTGGGGGGACTGAAGTCCTCCCGAGGCCCCCAGGCCCTGGTGGGCTTCAACACGAACGACGACGCGGCGGTCTACCGCCTCACGCCCGGCCTGGCCGTGGTGGAGACGGTGGACTTCTTCCCGCCCGTGGTGGACGACCCGTTCCAGTTCGGCGCCATCGCCGCGGCGAACGCGCTGTCGGACATCTACGCGATGGGCGCCAGGCCGCTGTTCGCGCTCAACCTGGTGGGCTTCCCCGACA
This window contains:
- a CDS encoding FHA domain-containing protein; this encodes MDISKSYALKFISGKYQGGEFPLKAEKHIVIGRSSELDMVLVEDMVSRKHAKISFSDGKITIEDMGSTNGTFVNGEKVKQARLKEGDRILIGTSILKLVHQGAEGANVDESVAKQKLEEAAAAQAARTTTKGSSMTGKIEEIPLPDLLQLFHTSKKNGVLVVTSAQEGKIYLRQGRVYYAVINENHNLGPQKSFNRIITWESGDFELRPADSQEFMVELDSSTEALLMDALRQLDEFKRLQPSLPPPEASLQLAVPLAPSLKELTPELLDVLQLVINTGSLAGVLDRADADDIVTAEGLVQLLKREYVRIA